A region of Anguilla anguilla isolate fAngAng1 chromosome 18, fAngAng1.pri, whole genome shotgun sequence DNA encodes the following proteins:
- the arhgap22 gene encoding rho GTPase-activating protein 22 isoform X1 — MTESSAQTHQNLNQSKNLPAKTAQRASARSKSMVMGEMSRSATSSRCAFTTVQQRALKAGWLKKQRSIMKNWQLRWFVLRPDQLYFYKDEEETKPQGCIPLHGSQVNELAANPDDPGRHLFEIVPGGAGEKDRTTVSHEAFLLMANSQNEMEDWVKAIRRAIWAPFGGGIFGQRLEDTVQFERKFGQRPAPLLVEQCVDFIRERGLDEEGLFRMPGQANLVKELQDAFDCGDKPLFNSNTDVHTVASLLKLYLRELPEPVVPFSQYQDFLTCAQLLAKDEEDGIEELAKQVKTLPLANHNLLKYICKFLDEVQSHSSQNKMSVQNLATVFGPNILRPKMEDPMSMMEGTSQVQHLMTVLIREQARLYRGPDGEASSAGPLGDVRAPPQRHAVEWISEEDLQTRTSSSSAGGTSSLAAGGDSGGSAPCLEVHAAAPLSAVSPSKQGRSVPGWRCSFRGPGARLGGSSVDVSSPPSGNWLMNGLTSLRSHRRTSSGERVRTRDSSGSPRPQRLSTYDNVTVSSLSAPSVAAPSGGGGGGSGSAPWASSSCDISLADSASASGSSAPGGGWRPEAGFGPGAGLREEAGFGPGAEPGSSSEALERCVSSLGCSENGSADDGSGGGGASALAHLVGELKDELRTQKGAYETRIRKLEESSAALGTRVERLEAELDQERKKQGMLEIKLRNSERAREDGEKRNRLLQTEMEEFFSTLGDLTLGTRTGNV, encoded by the exons cCAGGTCTAAGAGCATGGTGATGGGGGAGATGTCTCGCAGCGCTACCTCCAGCAGGTGTGCGTTCACTAccgtccagcagagggcgctgaaGGCCGGCTGGCTGAAGAAGCAGAGGTCCATCATGAAGAACTGGCAGCTGCGCTGGTTCGTGCTGCGCCCCGACCAGCTCTACTTCTACAAGGACGAGGAGGAGACCAAGCCACAG GGCTGCATCCCTCTCCATGGCAGTCAGGTGAACGAGCTGGCAGCCAATCCGGACGACCCCGGGCGTCACCTGTTCGAAATCGTCCCAG GAGGTGCAGGGGAGAAGGACAGGACTACTGTAAGCCATGAGGCTTTTCTGCTTATGGCCAACTCCCAGAATGAGATGGAGGACTGGGTTAAGGCCATACGTCGAGCCATCTGGGCCCCCTTTGGAggag GGATCTTCGGTCAGCGGCTGGAGGACACGGTGCAGTTCGAGAGGAAGTTTGGgcagcgccccgccccgctcctaGTGGAGCAGTGTGTGGACTTCATACGGGAGCGGGGTCTGGACGAGGAGGGCCTGTTTCGGATGCCAGGGCAGGCCAACCTGGTCAAGGAGCTCCAGGACGCCTTCGACTGCGGGGACAAGCCTCTGTTTAACAG TAACACGGACGTCCACACGGTGGCGTCTCTTCTGAAGCTGTACCTGCGGGAGCTGCCTGAGCCCGTCGTGCCCTTCAGCCAGTACCAGGACTTCCTCACCTGCGCCCAACTGCTGGCCAAGGATGAGGAGGAT GGGATAGAGGAGCTGGCGAAGCAGGTGAAGACTCTTCCTCTGGCCAATCACAACCTTCTGAAGTACATCTGCAA GTTTCTGGACGAAGTTCAGTCCCACTcgagccaaaacaaaatgagCGTCCAGAACTTGGCGACGGTGTTTGGACCAAACATCCTCAGGCCCAAGATGGAGGATCCTATGTCCATGATGGAAG GGACGTCCCAGGTGCAGCACCTGATGACGGTGCTCATCCGGGAGCAGGCGCGCCTGTACAGGGGGCCCGACGGCGAGGCCTCTTCCGCGGGGCCCCTGGGGGACGTCCGGGCCCCGCCGCAGCGCCACGCGGTGGAGTGGATCTCCGAGGAGGACCTGCAGacccgcacctcctcctcctcagcggGGGGCACCTCCTCCTTAGCAGCGGGGGGCGACTCCGGCggcagcgccccctgcctgGAGGTCCACGCCGCTGCGCCCCTCTCCGCAGTCAGCCCCAGCAAGCAGGGGCGCTCGGTCCCCGGCTGGAGGTGCTCGTTccggggccccggggcccggcTGGGGGGGTCCTCGGTGGACGTGTCCAGCCCGCCCAGCGGGAACTGGCTGATGAACGGGCTGACGTCGCTGCGGAGCCACCGCCGCACGTCCTCCGGGGAGCGCGTGCGCACGCGCGACTCCAGCGgctcgccccgcccccagcgGCTCTCCACCTACGACAACGTGACCGTGTCGAGTCTGAGCGCGCCCAGCGTGGCGGCCCccagcggggggggcgggggcgggagcgggagcgCGCCCTGGGCGTCGTCGTCCTGCGACATCTCGCTCGCCgactccgcctccgcctccggcTCCTCGGCGCCCGGGGGTGGCTGGCGGCCGGAGGCGGGGTtcgggccgggggcggggcttagggaggaggcggggttcgggccgggggcggagcctggcaGCAGCAGCGAGGCCCTGGAGCGGTGCGTCAGCAGCCTCGGCTGCAGCGAGAACGGCAGCGCGGACgacggcagcggcggcggcggcgctagCGCGCTCGCTCACCTGGTGGGCGAGCTCAAGGACGAGCTGAGGACTCAGAAAGGCGCCTACGAGACCAGGATAAGGAa GCTGGAAGAGTCGAGCGCGGCACTCGGGACCCGCGTGGAGcggctggaggcggagctcgACCAGGAGCGGAAGAAACAGGGAATGCTGGAGATTAAGCTGCGCAACTCCGAGCGCGCGCGTGAGGACGGCGAGAAGCGGAACCGGCTGCTGCAGACGGAGATGGAGGAGTTCTTCTCCACGCTCGGCGACCTGACGCTAGGAACAAGGACCGGCAACGTATAA
- the arhgap22 gene encoding rho GTPase-activating protein 22 isoform X2 yields the protein MTAMLSPKVRQTRRARSKSMVMGEMSRSATSSRCAFTTVQQRALKAGWLKKQRSIMKNWQLRWFVLRPDQLYFYKDEEETKPQGCIPLHGSQVNELAANPDDPGRHLFEIVPGGAGEKDRTTVSHEAFLLMANSQNEMEDWVKAIRRAIWAPFGGGIFGQRLEDTVQFERKFGQRPAPLLVEQCVDFIRERGLDEEGLFRMPGQANLVKELQDAFDCGDKPLFNSNTDVHTVASLLKLYLRELPEPVVPFSQYQDFLTCAQLLAKDEEDGIEELAKQVKTLPLANHNLLKYICKFLDEVQSHSSQNKMSVQNLATVFGPNILRPKMEDPMSMMEGTSQVQHLMTVLIREQARLYRGPDGEASSAGPLGDVRAPPQRHAVEWISEEDLQTRTSSSSAGGTSSLAAGGDSGGSAPCLEVHAAAPLSAVSPSKQGRSVPGWRCSFRGPGARLGGSSVDVSSPPSGNWLMNGLTSLRSHRRTSSGERVRTRDSSGSPRPQRLSTYDNVTVSSLSAPSVAAPSGGGGGGSGSAPWASSSCDISLADSASASGSSAPGGGWRPEAGFGPGAGLREEAGFGPGAEPGSSSEALERCVSSLGCSENGSADDGSGGGGASALAHLVGELKDELRTQKGAYETRIRKLEESSAALGTRVERLEAELDQERKKQGMLEIKLRNSERAREDGEKRNRLLQTEMEEFFSTLGDLTLGTRTGNV from the exons cCAGGTCTAAGAGCATGGTGATGGGGGAGATGTCTCGCAGCGCTACCTCCAGCAGGTGTGCGTTCACTAccgtccagcagagggcgctgaaGGCCGGCTGGCTGAAGAAGCAGAGGTCCATCATGAAGAACTGGCAGCTGCGCTGGTTCGTGCTGCGCCCCGACCAGCTCTACTTCTACAAGGACGAGGAGGAGACCAAGCCACAG GGCTGCATCCCTCTCCATGGCAGTCAGGTGAACGAGCTGGCAGCCAATCCGGACGACCCCGGGCGTCACCTGTTCGAAATCGTCCCAG GAGGTGCAGGGGAGAAGGACAGGACTACTGTAAGCCATGAGGCTTTTCTGCTTATGGCCAACTCCCAGAATGAGATGGAGGACTGGGTTAAGGCCATACGTCGAGCCATCTGGGCCCCCTTTGGAggag GGATCTTCGGTCAGCGGCTGGAGGACACGGTGCAGTTCGAGAGGAAGTTTGGgcagcgccccgccccgctcctaGTGGAGCAGTGTGTGGACTTCATACGGGAGCGGGGTCTGGACGAGGAGGGCCTGTTTCGGATGCCAGGGCAGGCCAACCTGGTCAAGGAGCTCCAGGACGCCTTCGACTGCGGGGACAAGCCTCTGTTTAACAG TAACACGGACGTCCACACGGTGGCGTCTCTTCTGAAGCTGTACCTGCGGGAGCTGCCTGAGCCCGTCGTGCCCTTCAGCCAGTACCAGGACTTCCTCACCTGCGCCCAACTGCTGGCCAAGGATGAGGAGGAT GGGATAGAGGAGCTGGCGAAGCAGGTGAAGACTCTTCCTCTGGCCAATCACAACCTTCTGAAGTACATCTGCAA GTTTCTGGACGAAGTTCAGTCCCACTcgagccaaaacaaaatgagCGTCCAGAACTTGGCGACGGTGTTTGGACCAAACATCCTCAGGCCCAAGATGGAGGATCCTATGTCCATGATGGAAG GGACGTCCCAGGTGCAGCACCTGATGACGGTGCTCATCCGGGAGCAGGCGCGCCTGTACAGGGGGCCCGACGGCGAGGCCTCTTCCGCGGGGCCCCTGGGGGACGTCCGGGCCCCGCCGCAGCGCCACGCGGTGGAGTGGATCTCCGAGGAGGACCTGCAGacccgcacctcctcctcctcagcggGGGGCACCTCCTCCTTAGCAGCGGGGGGCGACTCCGGCggcagcgccccctgcctgGAGGTCCACGCCGCTGCGCCCCTCTCCGCAGTCAGCCCCAGCAAGCAGGGGCGCTCGGTCCCCGGCTGGAGGTGCTCGTTccggggccccggggcccggcTGGGGGGGTCCTCGGTGGACGTGTCCAGCCCGCCCAGCGGGAACTGGCTGATGAACGGGCTGACGTCGCTGCGGAGCCACCGCCGCACGTCCTCCGGGGAGCGCGTGCGCACGCGCGACTCCAGCGgctcgccccgcccccagcgGCTCTCCACCTACGACAACGTGACCGTGTCGAGTCTGAGCGCGCCCAGCGTGGCGGCCCccagcggggggggcgggggcgggagcgggagcgCGCCCTGGGCGTCGTCGTCCTGCGACATCTCGCTCGCCgactccgcctccgcctccggcTCCTCGGCGCCCGGGGGTGGCTGGCGGCCGGAGGCGGGGTtcgggccgggggcggggcttagggaggaggcggggttcgggccgggggcggagcctggcaGCAGCAGCGAGGCCCTGGAGCGGTGCGTCAGCAGCCTCGGCTGCAGCGAGAACGGCAGCGCGGACgacggcagcggcggcggcggcgctagCGCGCTCGCTCACCTGGTGGGCGAGCTCAAGGACGAGCTGAGGACTCAGAAAGGCGCCTACGAGACCAGGATAAGGAa GCTGGAAGAGTCGAGCGCGGCACTCGGGACCCGCGTGGAGcggctggaggcggagctcgACCAGGAGCGGAAGAAACAGGGAATGCTGGAGATTAAGCTGCGCAACTCCGAGCGCGCGCGTGAGGACGGCGAGAAGCGGAACCGGCTGCTGCAGACGGAGATGGAGGAGTTCTTCTCCACGCTCGGCGACCTGACGCTAGGAACAAGGACCGGCAACGTATAA
- the arhgap22 gene encoding rho GTPase-activating protein 22 isoform X3, protein MVMGEMSRSATSSRCAFTTVQQRALKAGWLKKQRSIMKNWQLRWFVLRPDQLYFYKDEEETKPQGCIPLHGSQVNELAANPDDPGRHLFEIVPGGAGEKDRTTVSHEAFLLMANSQNEMEDWVKAIRRAIWAPFGGGIFGQRLEDTVQFERKFGQRPAPLLVEQCVDFIRERGLDEEGLFRMPGQANLVKELQDAFDCGDKPLFNSNTDVHTVASLLKLYLRELPEPVVPFSQYQDFLTCAQLLAKDEEDGIEELAKQVKTLPLANHNLLKYICKFLDEVQSHSSQNKMSVQNLATVFGPNILRPKMEDPMSMMEGTSQVQHLMTVLIREQARLYRGPDGEASSAGPLGDVRAPPQRHAVEWISEEDLQTRTSSSSAGGTSSLAAGGDSGGSAPCLEVHAAAPLSAVSPSKQGRSVPGWRCSFRGPGARLGGSSVDVSSPPSGNWLMNGLTSLRSHRRTSSGERVRTRDSSGSPRPQRLSTYDNVTVSSLSAPSVAAPSGGGGGGSGSAPWASSSCDISLADSASASGSSAPGGGWRPEAGFGPGAGLREEAGFGPGAEPGSSSEALERCVSSLGCSENGSADDGSGGGGASALAHLVGELKDELRTQKGAYETRIRKLEESSAALGTRVERLEAELDQERKKQGMLEIKLRNSERAREDGEKRNRLLQTEMEEFFSTLGDLTLGTRTGNV, encoded by the exons ATGGTGATGGGGGAGATGTCTCGCAGCGCTACCTCCAGCAGGTGTGCGTTCACTAccgtccagcagagggcgctgaaGGCCGGCTGGCTGAAGAAGCAGAGGTCCATCATGAAGAACTGGCAGCTGCGCTGGTTCGTGCTGCGCCCCGACCAGCTCTACTTCTACAAGGACGAGGAGGAGACCAAGCCACAG GGCTGCATCCCTCTCCATGGCAGTCAGGTGAACGAGCTGGCAGCCAATCCGGACGACCCCGGGCGTCACCTGTTCGAAATCGTCCCAG GAGGTGCAGGGGAGAAGGACAGGACTACTGTAAGCCATGAGGCTTTTCTGCTTATGGCCAACTCCCAGAATGAGATGGAGGACTGGGTTAAGGCCATACGTCGAGCCATCTGGGCCCCCTTTGGAggag GGATCTTCGGTCAGCGGCTGGAGGACACGGTGCAGTTCGAGAGGAAGTTTGGgcagcgccccgccccgctcctaGTGGAGCAGTGTGTGGACTTCATACGGGAGCGGGGTCTGGACGAGGAGGGCCTGTTTCGGATGCCAGGGCAGGCCAACCTGGTCAAGGAGCTCCAGGACGCCTTCGACTGCGGGGACAAGCCTCTGTTTAACAG TAACACGGACGTCCACACGGTGGCGTCTCTTCTGAAGCTGTACCTGCGGGAGCTGCCTGAGCCCGTCGTGCCCTTCAGCCAGTACCAGGACTTCCTCACCTGCGCCCAACTGCTGGCCAAGGATGAGGAGGAT GGGATAGAGGAGCTGGCGAAGCAGGTGAAGACTCTTCCTCTGGCCAATCACAACCTTCTGAAGTACATCTGCAA GTTTCTGGACGAAGTTCAGTCCCACTcgagccaaaacaaaatgagCGTCCAGAACTTGGCGACGGTGTTTGGACCAAACATCCTCAGGCCCAAGATGGAGGATCCTATGTCCATGATGGAAG GGACGTCCCAGGTGCAGCACCTGATGACGGTGCTCATCCGGGAGCAGGCGCGCCTGTACAGGGGGCCCGACGGCGAGGCCTCTTCCGCGGGGCCCCTGGGGGACGTCCGGGCCCCGCCGCAGCGCCACGCGGTGGAGTGGATCTCCGAGGAGGACCTGCAGacccgcacctcctcctcctcagcggGGGGCACCTCCTCCTTAGCAGCGGGGGGCGACTCCGGCggcagcgccccctgcctgGAGGTCCACGCCGCTGCGCCCCTCTCCGCAGTCAGCCCCAGCAAGCAGGGGCGCTCGGTCCCCGGCTGGAGGTGCTCGTTccggggccccggggcccggcTGGGGGGGTCCTCGGTGGACGTGTCCAGCCCGCCCAGCGGGAACTGGCTGATGAACGGGCTGACGTCGCTGCGGAGCCACCGCCGCACGTCCTCCGGGGAGCGCGTGCGCACGCGCGACTCCAGCGgctcgccccgcccccagcgGCTCTCCACCTACGACAACGTGACCGTGTCGAGTCTGAGCGCGCCCAGCGTGGCGGCCCccagcggggggggcgggggcgggagcgggagcgCGCCCTGGGCGTCGTCGTCCTGCGACATCTCGCTCGCCgactccgcctccgcctccggcTCCTCGGCGCCCGGGGGTGGCTGGCGGCCGGAGGCGGGGTtcgggccgggggcggggcttagggaggaggcggggttcgggccgggggcggagcctggcaGCAGCAGCGAGGCCCTGGAGCGGTGCGTCAGCAGCCTCGGCTGCAGCGAGAACGGCAGCGCGGACgacggcagcggcggcggcggcgctagCGCGCTCGCTCACCTGGTGGGCGAGCTCAAGGACGAGCTGAGGACTCAGAAAGGCGCCTACGAGACCAGGATAAGGAa GCTGGAAGAGTCGAGCGCGGCACTCGGGACCCGCGTGGAGcggctggaggcggagctcgACCAGGAGCGGAAGAAACAGGGAATGCTGGAGATTAAGCTGCGCAACTCCGAGCGCGCGCGTGAGGACGGCGAGAAGCGGAACCGGCTGCTGCAGACGGAGATGGAGGAGTTCTTCTCCACGCTCGGCGACCTGACGCTAGGAACAAGGACCGGCAACGTATAA
- the arhgap22 gene encoding rho GTPase-activating protein 22 isoform X4, with protein sequence MGLRCCKLKKQPAGQPTGGAGEKDRTTVSHEAFLLMANSQNEMEDWVKAIRRAIWAPFGGGIFGQRLEDTVQFERKFGQRPAPLLVEQCVDFIRERGLDEEGLFRMPGQANLVKELQDAFDCGDKPLFNSNTDVHTVASLLKLYLRELPEPVVPFSQYQDFLTCAQLLAKDEEDGIEELAKQVKTLPLANHNLLKYICKFLDEVQSHSSQNKMSVQNLATVFGPNILRPKMEDPMSMMEGTSQVQHLMTVLIREQARLYRGPDGEASSAGPLGDVRAPPQRHAVEWISEEDLQTRTSSSSAGGTSSLAAGGDSGGSAPCLEVHAAAPLSAVSPSKQGRSVPGWRCSFRGPGARLGGSSVDVSSPPSGNWLMNGLTSLRSHRRTSSGERVRTRDSSGSPRPQRLSTYDNVTVSSLSAPSVAAPSGGGGGGSGSAPWASSSCDISLADSASASGSSAPGGGWRPEAGFGPGAGLREEAGFGPGAEPGSSSEALERCVSSLGCSENGSADDGSGGGGASALAHLVGELKDELRTQKGAYETRIRKLEESSAALGTRVERLEAELDQERKKQGMLEIKLRNSERAREDGEKRNRLLQTEMEEFFSTLGDLTLGTRTGNV encoded by the exons ATGGGGCTTCGCTGCTGCAAGCTGAAGAAGCAACCAGCCGGGCAGCCCACAG GAGGTGCAGGGGAGAAGGACAGGACTACTGTAAGCCATGAGGCTTTTCTGCTTATGGCCAACTCCCAGAATGAGATGGAGGACTGGGTTAAGGCCATACGTCGAGCCATCTGGGCCCCCTTTGGAggag GGATCTTCGGTCAGCGGCTGGAGGACACGGTGCAGTTCGAGAGGAAGTTTGGgcagcgccccgccccgctcctaGTGGAGCAGTGTGTGGACTTCATACGGGAGCGGGGTCTGGACGAGGAGGGCCTGTTTCGGATGCCAGGGCAGGCCAACCTGGTCAAGGAGCTCCAGGACGCCTTCGACTGCGGGGACAAGCCTCTGTTTAACAG TAACACGGACGTCCACACGGTGGCGTCTCTTCTGAAGCTGTACCTGCGGGAGCTGCCTGAGCCCGTCGTGCCCTTCAGCCAGTACCAGGACTTCCTCACCTGCGCCCAACTGCTGGCCAAGGATGAGGAGGAT GGGATAGAGGAGCTGGCGAAGCAGGTGAAGACTCTTCCTCTGGCCAATCACAACCTTCTGAAGTACATCTGCAA GTTTCTGGACGAAGTTCAGTCCCACTcgagccaaaacaaaatgagCGTCCAGAACTTGGCGACGGTGTTTGGACCAAACATCCTCAGGCCCAAGATGGAGGATCCTATGTCCATGATGGAAG GGACGTCCCAGGTGCAGCACCTGATGACGGTGCTCATCCGGGAGCAGGCGCGCCTGTACAGGGGGCCCGACGGCGAGGCCTCTTCCGCGGGGCCCCTGGGGGACGTCCGGGCCCCGCCGCAGCGCCACGCGGTGGAGTGGATCTCCGAGGAGGACCTGCAGacccgcacctcctcctcctcagcggGGGGCACCTCCTCCTTAGCAGCGGGGGGCGACTCCGGCggcagcgccccctgcctgGAGGTCCACGCCGCTGCGCCCCTCTCCGCAGTCAGCCCCAGCAAGCAGGGGCGCTCGGTCCCCGGCTGGAGGTGCTCGTTccggggccccggggcccggcTGGGGGGGTCCTCGGTGGACGTGTCCAGCCCGCCCAGCGGGAACTGGCTGATGAACGGGCTGACGTCGCTGCGGAGCCACCGCCGCACGTCCTCCGGGGAGCGCGTGCGCACGCGCGACTCCAGCGgctcgccccgcccccagcgGCTCTCCACCTACGACAACGTGACCGTGTCGAGTCTGAGCGCGCCCAGCGTGGCGGCCCccagcggggggggcgggggcgggagcgggagcgCGCCCTGGGCGTCGTCGTCCTGCGACATCTCGCTCGCCgactccgcctccgcctccggcTCCTCGGCGCCCGGGGGTGGCTGGCGGCCGGAGGCGGGGTtcgggccgggggcggggcttagggaggaggcggggttcgggccgggggcggagcctggcaGCAGCAGCGAGGCCCTGGAGCGGTGCGTCAGCAGCCTCGGCTGCAGCGAGAACGGCAGCGCGGACgacggcagcggcggcggcggcgctagCGCGCTCGCTCACCTGGTGGGCGAGCTCAAGGACGAGCTGAGGACTCAGAAAGGCGCCTACGAGACCAGGATAAGGAa GCTGGAAGAGTCGAGCGCGGCACTCGGGACCCGCGTGGAGcggctggaggcggagctcgACCAGGAGCGGAAGAAACAGGGAATGCTGGAGATTAAGCTGCGCAACTCCGAGCGCGCGCGTGAGGACGGCGAGAAGCGGAACCGGCTGCTGCAGACGGAGATGGAGGAGTTCTTCTCCACGCTCGGCGACCTGACGCTAGGAACAAGGACCGGCAACGTATAA